A stretch of the Musa acuminata AAA Group cultivar baxijiao chromosome BXJ2-7, Cavendish_Baxijiao_AAA, whole genome shotgun sequence genome encodes the following:
- the LOC135616397 gene encoding F-box/kelch-repeat protein At3g18720-like, whose translation MEEAAMNKTLSNTTTENTSTVVDEVMAETICKHHPDLPLLDQMANCECQQGSNPNALPALGLHGSSIPIDKNQKRETNDETRPTRYIPTDIVESLLTRMNPKDAVRLSVVCKDWRAATRLFDPTKRRTPWLITAKPMKTTCRLQSIVDKEVSFEIEFHGFPTERAYFSYCSHGWLSSIPRILNPMHLVNPFSGEWLQLPAHDLAPSFLCMSSAPTTRDCAVLARDCYNFLYVWRPGDESWTKFEVPFQHFSTIISFEGQFYAWNYHSGLLTVLQVLPFRLRELSVPCPISFTSHYILFVRLVECCGNILLVIVTKLSHGSLSIYLYRLDMENKAWIKMESLGDRALFVDYRFFNPAISVSASEVGCHANCVYINGVYDVMIYDMDNHMIESFSFRQGQRSYIGGPIWITPSLN comes from the exons ATGGAGGAAGCAGCCATGAATAAAACATTATCAAACACGACGACTGAGAACACATCGACGGTCGTCGACGAAGTGATGGCAGAGACGATATGTAAGCATCATCCTGATCTACCACTCCTTGATCAGATGGCGAATTGTGAGTGCCAACAGGGCTCTAATCCGAATGCCCTTCCTGCTTTAGGTCTTCACGG ATCTTCAATCCCAATCGATAAGAATCAAAAGAGGGAGACCAACGACGAAACCAGGCCAACCAGGTACATTCCGACCGATATTGTGGAGTCGCTCTTGACGCGGATGAACCCCAAGGACGCCGTGCGCCTTAGTGTAGTATGCAAGGACTGGAGGGCCGCAACAAGACTGTTCGACCCGACTAAGAGGAGGACTCCATGGCTAATTACCGCGAAGCCTATGAAGACCACCTGCCGCCTACAAAGCATAGTAGACAAGGAAGTCTCCTTCGAGATCGAGTTCCATGGCTTTCCAACAGAAAGAGCCTATTTCTCCTATTGCTCACACGGTTGGCTGTCGTCCATACCCCGTATCTTAAACCCAATGCACCTAGTGAATCCTTTCTCTGGGGAATGGTTGCAACTCCCAGCTCATGATCTTGCACCAAGTTTCCTCTGCATGTCATCAGCTCCGACAACCCGTGATTGTGCCGTTCTTGCACGTGACTGCTACAATTTTCTCTATGTTTGGAGACCAGGAGATGAGTCTTGGACCAAGTTCGAAGTCCCATTCCAACATTTCAGTACAATAATTAGCTTCGAGGGGCAATTCTACGCCTGGAATTACCACAGTGGGCTCTTGACAGTTCTTCAAGTCCTTCCTTTTCGACTCAGGGAACTGTCGGTGCCATGTCCCATCAGTTTTACTAGCCATTATATTCTTTTTGTGCGATTGGTTGAGTGTTGTGGAAACATATTGTTGGTCATCGTTACAAAGCTTAGTCATGGATCCCTAAGTATCTATCTATATAGACTTGATATGGAGAACAAGGCATGGatcaagatggagagcttgggagATCGAGCATTATTCGtagattatcgattttttaatCCGGCAATTTCAGTCTCGGCTAGTGAAGTTGGATGTCATGCTAACTGTGTttatatcaatggtgtatatgatgtcatgatttacgATATGGATAACCACATGATAGAAAGTTTTTCATTTAGACAGGGACAACGGTCATATATTGGTGGCCCAATTTGGATTACCCCAAGCTTGAATTGA
- the LOC103992328 gene encoding uncharacterized protein LOC103992328 — protein sequence MNRLLNVCSSSSCDSEAEERGVVEASRWNDASGIVTCLSVNTRRLLSDQFSMRETKIEVKWEKRRQKILLRRRIIMGSDGDVGGAKEEEQEREGEEMRPSARTTSLTDEDLDELRGSIDLGFGFNEEEGGHDLCDTLPALNLYFAVNREFSDPPKLQPLPSPPDSTPVATSSWSTLCSIPGPPSPNEPSQPGSTDSWKICHPGDSPQHVKTRLRHWAQAVACSLRQSC from the exons ATGAATCGGTTGCTGAACGTGTGCTCTTCGTCTTCCTGTGACAGCGAGGCGGAGGAAAGGGGCGTGGTGGAGGCGTCGAGATGGAATGATGCAAGCGGCATCGTTACCTGCCTCAGTGTCAACACAAGGAGGCTGCTTTCCGATCAGTTTTCGATGAGGGAGACGAAGATTGAGGTCAAGTGGGAGAAGAGGAGGCAGAAGATACTGCTCAGAAGGCGGATAATAATGGGAAGCGACGGCGACGTAGGAGGAGCgaaggaggaggagcaggagcGCGAGGGAGAGGAGATGAGGCCAAGTGCAAGGACGACGAGCTTGACCGACGAGGATCTCGATGAGTTGAGGGGATCCATAGATCTTGGGTTTGGCTTCAACGAAGAGGAAGGTGGACATGACCTCTGCGACACACTCCCCGCGCTCAACCTCTACTTCGCCGTCAACCGCGAGTTCTCCGACCCCCCCAAGCTTCAACCTTTGCCGAGCCCACCAGACTCCACCCCGGTCGCCACCTCTTCGTGGTCCACTCTCTGCAGCATCCCGGGCCCACCGAGCCCGAACGAACCGTCACAGCCAGGGTCTACAGATTCTTGGAAGATCTGCCATCCAG GAGACAGTCCGCAACATGTGAAGACGAGATTAAGGCACTGGGCGCAAGCAGTGGCGTGTTCTCTGAGGCAAAGCTGCTGA